One Acetobacter ghanensis DNA window includes the following coding sequences:
- a CDS encoding acetoin reductase, producing the protein MADITGKVALVTGGGQGIGRGIALRLAKDGADIALVDIREDRLAEVVKEIEALGRKATSFVADIGDRAQVAAAIDHAEATLGGFDIMVNNAGIAQIKPLADVTPEEVQRIYRINVEGTLWGIQLAAAKFIARKSKGKIINACSIAGHEGYALLGVYSSTKFAVRGLTQAAAKEYACHGITVNAYCPGVVGTDMWVQIDKEFASLTGAPVGATYKKFVDGIALGRAETPDDVACLVSWFAGPDSDYVTGQSILIDGGMVYR; encoded by the coding sequence ATGGCGGATATTACAGGAAAAGTGGCGCTGGTTACTGGCGGTGGTCAGGGTATTGGCCGTGGCATTGCGCTGCGGCTGGCCAAGGATGGTGCCGATATTGCTTTGGTGGACATCCGAGAGGACCGTCTGGCAGAAGTGGTTAAGGAAATTGAGGCACTGGGTCGCAAGGCCACCAGCTTTGTGGCCGATATTGGTGACCGCGCGCAGGTGGCCGCAGCCATTGACCATGCGGAAGCCACGCTGGGCGGGTTTGACATTATGGTCAACAACGCAGGCATAGCCCAGATTAAGCCGCTGGCGGATGTGACGCCGGAGGAAGTGCAGCGCATTTACCGTATTAACGTGGAAGGCACGCTGTGGGGCATCCAGCTTGCGGCCGCCAAGTTTATTGCGCGCAAAAGTAAAGGCAAAATCATTAACGCCTGCTCCATTGCCGGGCACGAGGGCTATGCCCTGCTGGGTGTGTATTCCTCCACCAAGTTTGCCGTGCGTGGGCTAACGCAGGCGGCCGCCAAGGAGTACGCCTGCCACGGCATTACCGTAAACGCCTACTGCCCCGGCGTTGTGGGCACGGATATGTGGGTGCAAATTGACAAGGAATTTGCCAGCCTGACTGGTGCCCCCGTGGGCGCGACGTACAAGAAGTTTGTGGATGGCATTGCCCTTGGCCGGGCTGAAACCCCCGATGATGTGGCCTGTCTTGTCTCATGGTTTGCAGGCCCGGATTCCGACTATGTTACCGGCCAGTCGATCTTGATTGATGGGGGGATGGTGTACCGCTAG
- a CDS encoding CvpA family protein — protein sequence MAAIDAISLIIVALSTLHGLWRGFTQQALGLLSWAVAILLAFRFHAVPVPWLSRFIHSPTGLQLASFALVLLFFLVAGYLLAAAIVRMVRATPLDGLDRTLGGLFGIARGACVVVLLFMAGQWLLQPEDMAAIEANGRLTPYIRAAATHIHPYLVEFDAKGVAPKRSTGHDATL from the coding sequence ATGGCAGCCATAGACGCAATTTCCCTCATTATTGTGGCCCTCTCCACCCTGCATGGGCTGTGGCGCGGCTTTACCCAGCAGGCACTGGGGCTGCTAAGCTGGGCAGTGGCTATTTTGCTGGCGTTCCGCTTTCATGCCGTGCCGGTGCCGTGGCTTTCCCGCTTCATTCATTCCCCCACCGGGTTGCAACTGGCCAGCTTTGCGCTGGTGCTGCTGTTTTTTCTGGTTGCAGGCTACCTGCTGGCCGCCGCCATTGTGCGGATGGTGCGCGCCACACCGCTGGACGGGCTGGACCGCACGCTGGGCGGGCTGTTTGGCATAGCGCGGGGAGCGTGTGTGGTTGTGTTGCTGTTCATGGCCGGGCAATGGCTTTTGCAACCCGAGGACATGGCAGCCATAGAGGCCAATGGACGGCTGACCCCTTATATTCGCGCCGCAGCAACCCATATCCACCCTTATCTGGTGGAATTTGACGCAAAAGGGGTTGCGCCAAAGCGTTCAACAGGTCATGACGCCACCTTGTAA
- a CDS encoding phosphoribosyl-ATP pyrophosphatase, giving the protein MVQRIIPHMVYSRPHVVPPLTPKRKDLYLQVGQHATGCTTAFIDGRRADLVRESALFLHTLASLWEQDAVDDTDVWTELLRRVEVSDLLHKLNQPPHRKKKNGHPSRPWRVTTSKLP; this is encoded by the coding sequence ATGGTGCAGCGCATCATCCCGCATATGGTTTATTCCCGCCCGCATGTCGTGCCTCCTCTGACCCCAAAGCGTAAGGACCTGTATTTGCAGGTCGGGCAACACGCCACAGGCTGCACAACCGCGTTTATTGATGGCAGGCGGGCAGACCTTGTGCGCGAGAGCGCCTTATTCCTCCACACACTGGCCTCCCTATGGGAGCAGGACGCGGTGGACGATACGGATGTCTGGACCGAACTGCTGCGGCGGGTAGAGGTCTCGGACCTGCTCCATAAGCTGAACCAGCCTCCTCACCGCAAAAAGAAGAACGGCCACCCCAGCAGGCCGTGGCGCGTAACCACCAGCAAGCTGCCTTAA
- the purF gene encoding amidophosphoribosyltransferase, with protein sequence MHPHSTPSVSLPDPVRADEDHLQEECAVFGIWNAKDAATLTTLGLHALQHRGQEAAGIVSFDPAHNRFNSHRGLGLVGDVFSDSRVMATLQGTRAIGHNRYATTGATLLRNVQPLFAEFAFGGLAVAHNGNLTNADTLRRELIRRGCLFQSTTDTEVFVHLIAISLYATVEDRLIDALKRVTGAYSLVVLSQDALIGVRDPMGVRPLVLGKLPGENGKEGAWVLASETCGLDIIGAEFVRDVEPGELIVINDDGIRSLRPFGDTQPHFCVFEYIYFARPDSVLEGLPVYNVRKEIGRELAQESGVEADVVVPVPDSGVPSAIGYAEASGIPFELGIIRNHYVGRTFIEPTDQIRHLGVKMKHSPNRPILDGKRVVLVDDSIVRGTTSRKIVDMVRAAGASEVHMRISSPPTKHSCFYGIDTPERSKLLAAQNDLKKMAELIGVDSLAFISLDGLYRAMGHESRSASRSRYCDACFTGEYPIALVDHDAEYGPGTA encoded by the coding sequence ATGCACCCCCATTCCACGCCGTCCGTTTCCCTCCCCGATCCTGTCCGTGCGGACGAGGACCACCTGCAAGAGGAATGTGCCGTTTTTGGCATATGGAACGCCAAGGACGCAGCTACTCTGACAACTCTGGGGCTGCACGCCCTCCAGCACCGCGGGCAGGAAGCGGCTGGCATTGTCTCCTTCGACCCGGCTCATAACCGCTTCAACTCCCACCGTGGGCTGGGGCTTGTGGGCGATGTGTTTAGTGATTCGCGCGTAATGGCCACGTTGCAGGGCACACGCGCCATTGGTCACAACCGTTACGCCACAACAGGGGCCACCCTGCTGCGCAATGTGCAGCCCCTGTTTGCCGAGTTCGCCTTTGGTGGGCTGGCGGTGGCCCATAACGGCAACCTGACCAATGCTGACACGCTGCGCCGCGAACTGATCCGCCGTGGCTGCCTGTTCCAGTCCACCACGGATACGGAAGTATTCGTGCACCTGATTGCCATCTCGCTTTACGCCACGGTGGAAGACCGGCTGATTGACGCGCTCAAGCGTGTAACCGGCGCGTATTCCCTCGTCGTCCTCTCGCAGGATGCACTGATCGGTGTGCGTGACCCCATGGGCGTGCGCCCACTGGTGCTGGGCAAGCTGCCGGGCGAAAACGGCAAGGAAGGCGCATGGGTTCTGGCATCCGAAACCTGCGGGCTGGACATTATTGGCGCGGAATTCGTGCGCGATGTGGAACCGGGCGAACTTATTGTCATCAATGATGACGGTATTCGCTCCCTGCGCCCGTTCGGGGATACGCAGCCGCATTTCTGCGTGTTTGAATACATCTACTTTGCCCGTCCGGACTCCGTGCTGGAGGGCCTGCCGGTCTATAACGTGCGCAAGGAAATCGGGCGTGAGCTGGCGCAGGAAAGCGGGGTTGAGGCCGATGTGGTCGTGCCTGTACCCGACTCCGGCGTGCCTTCGGCCATTGGCTATGCGGAGGCCAGCGGCATTCCGTTCGAACTGGGCATTATCCGCAACCACTACGTGGGCCGCACCTTTATTGAACCCACCGACCAGATCCGGCATCTGGGCGTTAAAATGAAGCACTCGCCCAACCGCCCGATTCTGGACGGCAAGCGCGTTGTTCTGGTGGACGATTCCATTGTGCGTGGCACCACATCCCGCAAGATCGTGGACATGGTGCGTGCGGCCGGGGCCAGCGAAGTGCATATGCGCATTTCCTCCCCCCCCACCAAGCACTCCTGCTTCTACGGGATTGATACGCCAGAGCGGAGCAAGCTGCTGGCTGCCCAGAACGACCTGAAGAAAATGGCCGAGCTGATTGGCGTGGACAGTCTGGCGTTCATCTCGCTCGATGGGCTGTATCGCGCCATGGGGCATGAAAGCCGGAGCGCCAGCCGCTCCCGCTACTGCGATGCGTGCTTTACCGGCGAATACCCCATTGCGCTGGTTGACCACGATGCAGAATACGGCCCCGGCACGGCCTGA